Sequence from the Methanosarcina siciliae T4/M genome:
GGGTTCTATATCCCTGAAGTAGATGGTATAGGCTGGGTTAACAGGGAATACCAGGGAATGGCACCGAATGGGATCGGATTCTCAACCATGGCAGGCCAGACAGGTGGCGGTAAGCAGATCGTAGGTTTCCTTGGTATTGGAATCAACTATTTCTACTCCCCGAAGTTCATCCAGGCTGACGGGGGATGGAACAGGGTTGTCTGGCTCCCCTCGATGCTGAAGGAAAAGATTGCAGAAACCATTCCTGAGGATCTCAAAGATAAGATTGCAACAGAAAACGATGCAACTGACATTGAATCCCTGAAAGCCTTCCTCCAGGAGAAGAACCATCCGGTAGTTGCTACCTGGGCAGCAGCTGAGGAAGAAGAAGAGGAAGAAGAGGAAGAAGAAGAGGAAGTAGCAGTTGCAGCAGCTCCGATGATGATGCCAGCAACCGGATTCCAGATGCCTGCAATGCCAATGATGTCAGGCGGTTCAAGCGGCGGAATAAAGCTGACCTTCAAGAATGCAAAGATCACCATTGACAGGATGATCATCAGCGAGAAGAAGGAAAAGAAATAACTGAGTGACGACAGGCGATTGCCTAAAACCGAAAGGCAATTGCCTAAAACCGAAAAACAATACAAAGGGGTATGCTGTGACTAAAGTAATTGCAATAACGGGAAAAGGCGGGACTGGTAAAACAGCGGTAGCGGCTCTTCTGATCCGCTACCTTTCCAAAAAAGGGAAGTTTCTACTGGCAGTTGATGCGGATGCGGATACGAACCTTCCTGAAACCCTTGGCTGTGAGAATGTAAAAACAATCGGGGATGCAAAAGAGTTCCTTCAGGCCGAAATTACCAATCCCAGGCCTGATAACCCCGATATGAACAAAGAGTCGATACTTAAAAGCAAGGTCTATGAGATAATTGAAGAGATGCCGGGATATGACCTGCTTGTAATGGGAAGGCCCGAAGGGTCAGGCTGCTACTGTTATGTGAACAACCTCCTCCGCGGGATAATGGACAAACTGATCACAAACTATGATGTGGTTGTAATTGACGCGGAAGCGGGGCTTGAGCATTTCAGCCGCAAGATTATCCGGGACATAGATGACCTTATTGTAGTAACTGACGCTTCACGAAGGGGATTCAGGACTGCCGAAAGAATCAGAGAACTGGTGAGTGAACTGGATTCAAATGTAGGAAACATTCACGTTATTGCAAATAAAGTTACA
This genomic interval carries:
- a CDS encoding carbon monoxide dehydrogenase accessory protein CooC, whose translation is MTKVIAITGKGGTGKTAVAALLIRYLSKKGKFLLAVDADADTNLPETLGCENVKTIGDAKEFLQAEITNPRPDNPDMNKESILKSKVYEIIEEMPGYDLLVMGRPEGSGCYCYVNNLLRGIMDKLITNYDVVVIDAEAGLEHFSRKIIRDIDDLIVVTDASRRGFRTAERIRELVSELDSNVGNIHVIANKVTDANREELTKLAEDLKLSLIGMIPLDPKIEEMDIKGIPLYEITDDSAAAMEIEKIVQKMGY